One Ricinus communis isolate WT05 ecotype wild-type chromosome 1, ASM1957865v1, whole genome shotgun sequence DNA window includes the following coding sequences:
- the LOC8268802 gene encoding stomatal closure-related actin-binding protein 1, whose translation MTRATRDFGDTMRKDAVPAVSADVIFASSRFPNYRLGANNQILDAKDDPKVMSMKEVVARETAMLLEQQKRLSVRDLASKFEKGLAAAAKLSEEARLREAASLEKHVLLKKLRDALESLKGRVVGKNKDDVEEAIAMVEALAVQLTQREGELIQEKAEVKRLANFLKQASEDAKKLVDEERAFARAEIESARAAVQRVEEALQEHERMSRASGKQDLEELMKEVQEARRIKMLHQPSKVMDMEHELRALRIQLAEKSKRSLLLQKELARSRRGEQNISQSYELNGSETLGSYLQINPCCDNVPVLSKCSIQWYRVSSEGGKRELISGATKSVYAPEPFDVGRVVQVEIIADGQQITLTTSGAIDPAAGLGSYVEALVRKHDVEFNVVVTQMNGVDHKSESIHVLHVGKMRMKLRKGKTTVAKEYYSTLMQLCGVRGGGNAAAQAIYWQVNKGLSFVLAFESERERNAAIMLVRRFAFDCNIMLTGPDDRSHLGT comes from the exons ATGACACGGGCAACCCGGGATTTTGGAGATACTATGCGGAAAGATGCAGTCCCAGCTGTATCAGCTGATGTAATTTTTGCTTCAAGTCGTTTTCCTAATTACAGACTTGGAGCAAACAATCAAATTTTGGATGCAAAGGATGATCCAAAAGTAATGTCCATGAAGGAGGTTGTGGCACGCGAGACCGCAATGCTTTTAGAACAGCAGAAACGCCTCTCTGTTCGTGACCTTGCAAGCAAATTTGAGAAAGGTTTGGCTGCTGCTGCTAAGTTATCTGAAGAG GCTCGATTACGAGAAGCAGCTTCATTGGAGAAACATGTTCTTCTGAAGAAGCTTAGAGATGCATTAGAATCCTTAAAAGGACGTGTGGTGGGAAAAAATAAGGATGATGTGGAGGAAGCTATTGCTATG GTGGAAGCTTTAGCAGTTCAGCTGACTCAAAGGGAAGGAGAGTTGATTCAAGAAAAAGCAGAAGTGAAGAGGCTAGCTAATTTTCTTAAGCAG GCATCAGAAGATGCCAAGAAACTTGTCGACGAGGAAAGAGCCTTTGCTCGTGCTGAAATTGAGAGTGCTAGAGCAGCAGTTCAGAGAGTGGAAGAAGCCCTTCAGGAACATGAACGTATGTCTCGGGCCTCAGGAAAGCAG GACCTGGAAGAATTAATGAAGGAGGTTCAAGAGGCTAGAAGGATCAAAATGCTGCATCAGCCAAGCAAG GTTATGGACATGGAGCATGAGCTACGAGCATTGAGGATTCAACTAGCCGAGAAGTCTAAACGTTCTCTTCTACTTCAGAAAGAG CTGGCAAGGAGCAGGAGAGGAGAGCAGAACATATCCCAGTCATATGAGTTAAATGGTTCAGAAACTTTAGGTTCATATTTGCAGATCAATCCATGCTGTGACAATGTGCCAGTACTTTCTAAATGTTCCATTCAGTGGTATCGTGTGTCATCTGAAGGTGGAAAAAGGGAACTTATATCAG GAGCTACAAAATCGGTTTATGCTCCTGAACCTTTCGATGTTGGACGAGTCGTGCAAGTTGAAATTATTGCTGATGGCCAGCAAATCACATTGACTACTTCTGGTGCAATTGATCCTG CTGCTGGCCTGGGGAGCTACGTGGAGGCACTTGTGCGGAAACACGATGTTGAATTTAAT gTAGTTGTTACCCAGATGAATGGTGTCGATCACAAATCAGAATCTATACATGTACTCCATGTGGGCAAAATGAGGATGAAGCTTCGGAAAGGGAAGACAACAGTTGCCAAAGAATACTACTCTACTTTAATGCAG CTATGTGGAGTTAGAGGCGGCGGGAATGCTGCCGCACAGGCTATCTATTGGCAAGTGAATAAAGGGCTTTCCTTTGTATTAGCATTTGAATCAGAGAGGGAAAGGAATGCAGCCATTATGCTTGTGAGGAGGTTTGCCTTTGATTGCAAT ATTATGCTTACTGGCCCTGACGACCGATCTCACCTAGGGACATAA